In Desulfuromonas sp. KJ2020, a single window of DNA contains:
- a CDS encoding 4Fe-4S binding protein — protein sequence MRFLTRRGLRRSVQVLALLGFLWLFLQTEYRGVDDLPWPVSLLFRLDPLAALADALAPGPFHWRLLWPAFVLLLLTFVLGRFFCGWICPLGTTLDGLGSGIGRGTRVVSPAWRRVKYYLLFALVAAGLFGVQLLGLFDPLAIFLRTLTLAVYPAWNLFWNEGFTALYEHRVPLLSDGADAIWPFFRDTLLAFHPPAFTLALFTLLVFVAILALERLERRFWCKNLCPLGALLGLCSRHALLQRTPSGACPDCRLCLQACRMKAVEEEGRRSEECVLCFDCDGFCPQERVHWRFGYRRPSTSVDLSRRGMVTALASGLLVAPMFRLSPNPGRHGFLLRPPGAVAEEEFLRRCVRCGECLKVCIGGVLHPAFLQAGPAGLWTPLVVPRLGYCEYNCTLCGQVCPTGAIRRLGLEEKRRTVIGLAVFDKDRCLPFARGSECLVCEEHCPTPEKAIVFEEKEVLFAGETRRLKIPRVVENLCIGCGICETRCPLEGAGAIRVVSEGESRRRGWVR from the coding sequence ATGCGCTTCCTGACCCGTCGTGGCCTGCGTCGCAGCGTCCAGGTTCTGGCCCTGCTCGGTTTTTTGTGGCTGTTTCTGCAGACCGAATACCGCGGCGTGGACGACCTTCCCTGGCCGGTCAGTCTCCTCTTTCGCCTCGATCCCCTGGCGGCGCTGGCCGATGCCCTGGCACCGGGGCCCTTCCACTGGCGGCTGTTGTGGCCGGCCTTTGTTCTGCTGCTGCTGACCTTTGTTCTGGGACGCTTCTTCTGTGGCTGGATCTGTCCGCTGGGCACCACCCTGGACGGCCTCGGCTCCGGTATCGGTCGCGGGACCCGGGTGGTGTCTCCGGCCTGGCGGCGGGTGAAATACTATCTCCTCTTCGCCCTCGTTGCGGCTGGTCTTTTTGGGGTGCAGCTGCTGGGCCTCTTTGATCCCCTGGCGATCTTTCTACGCACCCTCACTCTGGCGGTCTATCCAGCCTGGAATCTGTTCTGGAACGAGGGCTTCACCGCCCTTTACGAGCACCGGGTGCCCCTGTTGTCCGACGGCGCCGATGCCATCTGGCCCTTCTTCCGCGACACTCTGCTGGCCTTTCATCCGCCGGCCTTCACGCTGGCTCTTTTCACTCTGCTGGTTTTTGTCGCGATCCTGGCGCTCGAGCGTCTGGAGCGGCGTTTCTGGTGCAAGAATCTCTGTCCATTGGGAGCCCTGCTCGGCCTCTGCTCCCGCCATGCCCTGCTGCAGCGCACCCCGTCGGGGGCCTGCCCTGACTGTCGTCTCTGCCTGCAGGCCTGCCGGATGAAGGCGGTCGAAGAGGAGGGGAGGCGATCCGAAGAATGCGTCCTCTGTTTCGACTGCGACGGATTCTGCCCGCAGGAGCGCGTCCATTGGCGTTTCGGCTATCGCCGACCGTCGACGTCGGTCGACCTCAGCCGGCGGGGCATGGTGACCGCGTTGGCGTCTGGCCTGCTGGTCGCACCGATGTTTCGCCTGAGCCCCAATCCCGGTCGTCATGGGTTTCTGCTGCGACCGCCCGGGGCCGTGGCGGAGGAAGAATTCCTGCGGCGCTGCGTGCGCTGCGGTGAATGTCTCAAGGTCTGTATCGGCGGCGTGCTCCATCCCGCCTTTTTGCAGGCGGGCCCGGCCGGCCTGTGGACGCCGCTGGTCGTGCCACGCCTGGGTTATTGCGAATACAACTGCACGCTCTGCGGCCAGGTCTGTCCCACCGGGGCCATCAGACGCCTCGGTCTGGAAGAAAAGCGCCGCACGGTCATCGGTCTGGCCGTTTTCGACAAGGACCGCTGCCTGCCCTTTGCCCGTGGGAGTGAATGTCTGGTATGCGAAGAGCACTGCCCGACGCCGGAAAAGGCCATTGTTTTTGAGGAAAAAGAAGTCCTCTTCGCGGGAGAAACCCGTCGGCTCAAAATACCTCGGGTCGTGGAGAATTTATGTATCGGCTGCGGCATCTGCGAGACCCGCTGCCCCCTGGAGGGGGCTGGCGCCATTCGCGTGGTCAGCGAAGGGGAGAGTCGGCGGCGAGGCTGGGTACGGTAG
- a CDS encoding TRAP transporter small permease, with translation MNNGSLNHSQPAILKGMAGTLDLLTRASYVLSGLALTGMVSLILYEVSMRYFFNAPTNWSSDVNQWLFALTVMLALPEITRANGNVAITIVIEKLPQQRKLLIYRGIAFLGFLVCIAVFIIAGLESFRQFQRGIATMWVNPIPKWWISSVIPLGFLLSGFQFLREGFKPNPPGEV, from the coding sequence ATGAACAATGGGAGTCTGAACCATTCCCAGCCGGCCATCCTGAAAGGGATGGCCGGTACCCTCGACCTGTTGACGCGGGCGAGTTATGTCCTGAGCGGACTGGCCCTGACCGGCATGGTGTCCCTGATTCTCTACGAGGTCTCCATGCGCTATTTCTTCAATGCCCCGACCAACTGGTCCAGTGATGTCAACCAATGGCTCTTTGCCCTGACCGTCATGCTGGCGCTGCCCGAAATCACTCGGGCCAACGGCAACGTGGCCATCACCATTGTCATCGAAAAACTGCCGCAGCAGAGAAAGCTGCTCATTTATCGCGGCATCGCTTTCCTCGGTTTTCTGGTGTGTATCGCCGTTTTCATCATTGCCGGCCTGGAGTCCTTTCGCCAGTTTCAGCGCGGCATTGCGACCATGTGGGTCAACCCGATTCCCAAATGGTGGATATCTTCGGTCATCCCCCTGGGTTTTCTGCTGAGCGGGTTCCAGTTTCTGCGTGAAGGCTTCAAACCCAACCCCCCTGGCGAAGTATAG
- a CDS encoding acetyl-CoA hydrolase/transferase C-terminal domain-containing protein, with protein MSEFLSRIRKKSLHARIMQPEDTIPFFKNGMDLGWSGFTPVGYPKVVPLALADYVEQNNLQGKMRFNLFIGASIGQEVEDRWASLQMTDKRWPYQTGKVIQKQVNDGTVRMGDKHLSLYAQDLGYGYYTKGRGGGFDLGLVEASGIAEDGSIILAGSIGAATEVIQHSDKLIIEINTAIPSFEGLHDIVMLDKPPHRKPYLISRVDDRIGTLHVPCDHDKIIAIVESQKPDRGRPLGPPDEISERIAANILDFFGVEVKAGRLPKNLLPLQSGVGNIANAVVGGLVNGPFSNLKVWTEVIQDTMLDFFDSGKLDFASSTSLSLSEPGFERFYQNWDRYASKVILRPMQVSNNPEPIRRLGVIAMNTPVEFDIYGHANSTLVGGTRMVNGIGGSGDFLRNAALSIMHTPSTRPSKTDPTGITCVVPFATHVDHTEHDLDILVTEQGLADLRGLCPRERAREIIAKCAHPDYRPILTEYYERAEKDCFARGVGHEPHMLFKAFRMQEALASKGTMKIDSWE; from the coding sequence ATGTCGGAATTTCTCAGCCGAATCAGGAAGAAGAGCCTGCACGCCAGAATCATGCAGCCGGAGGACACCATCCCGTTTTTCAAGAACGGCATGGATCTGGGCTGGTCGGGGTTTACTCCGGTGGGATACCCGAAGGTGGTCCCTCTGGCGCTGGCCGACTATGTCGAGCAGAACAACCTGCAGGGCAAGATGCGCTTCAACCTCTTTATCGGCGCGTCCATCGGCCAGGAGGTGGAGGACCGCTGGGCTTCTCTGCAGATGACGGACAAGCGCTGGCCCTATCAGACGGGCAAGGTAATCCAGAAGCAGGTCAACGACGGCACCGTGCGCATGGGGGACAAGCATCTGTCACTCTATGCCCAGGATCTCGGTTACGGCTACTACACCAAGGGCAGGGGAGGCGGTTTCGATCTCGGTCTGGTGGAAGCCTCGGGCATTGCCGAGGACGGCAGCATCATCCTGGCCGGTTCCATCGGCGCGGCGACGGAGGTCATTCAGCACTCGGACAAGCTCATCATCGAGATCAATACGGCCATTCCCTCCTTCGAAGGGCTGCACGATATCGTCATGCTCGACAAGCCCCCCCACCGCAAGCCCTACCTGATCAGCCGCGTCGATGATCGCATCGGCACCCTGCATGTCCCCTGTGATCACGACAAGATCATCGCCATCGTCGAATCGCAGAAACCGGACCGCGGGCGGCCGTTGGGCCCTCCGGACGAGATTTCCGAGCGCATCGCCGCCAATATCCTCGATTTCTTTGGTGTCGAAGTGAAAGCGGGGCGCTTGCCGAAAAACCTGCTCCCCCTGCAGTCGGGGGTCGGCAATATCGCCAACGCCGTGGTCGGCGGCCTGGTGAATGGTCCCTTCAGCAATCTCAAGGTCTGGACCGAGGTCATCCAGGACACCATGCTCGACTTTTTCGATTCGGGCAAACTCGACTTCGCCTCGTCCACCTCCCTCTCCCTATCGGAGCCGGGTTTTGAGCGCTTCTACCAGAACTGGGACAGGTACGCCAGCAAGGTCATTCTGCGCCCCATGCAGGTGAGCAACAATCCGGAGCCCATCCGCCGTCTGGGGGTGATCGCCATGAACACCCCGGTGGAATTCGATATCTACGGCCACGCCAATTCGACCCTGGTGGGCGGCACCCGTATGGTCAACGGCATCGGCGGTTCCGGCGACTTTCTGCGCAACGCGGCGCTGTCCATCATGCATACCCCGTCGACCCGTCCCTCCAAGACCGACCCGACGGGGATCACCTGTGTCGTTCCCTTCGCCACCCACGTCGATCACACCGAACACGATCTCGACATCCTCGTCACCGAGCAGGGTCTGGCCGATCTTCGCGGCCTCTGCCCCCGCGAGAGGGCGCGGGAGATCATCGCCAAGTGCGCTCACCCCGATTACCGGCCGATTCTGACCGAATACTACGAGCGCGCCGAAAAGGACTGCTTTGCCCGCGGTGTCGGCCACGAGCCCCACATGCTCTTCAAAGCCTTCCGCATGCAGGAGGCTTTGGCCTCCAAGGGAACCATGAAGATCGACAGCTGGGAGTAG
- a CDS encoding flavodoxin family protein, whose protein sequence is MKIFAINGSPRKTWNTAKLLQETLKGAASRGAETELIHLYDLDFKGCISCFACKLKGGKSYGKCAMRDGLTPVLEKLAEADAFVLGSPIYFGTVTGEMRSCMERLLFPYFVYAQQPQSLFRRKIPTAMLYTMNISEEMMRAVQYPVHMGANQNYLERIFGQAETFYACETLQFEDYGKVVFDYFDPVERREKYEKNFPEDCRKAFELGVRLAGV, encoded by the coding sequence ATGAAAATTTTCGCCATCAACGGCAGCCCACGAAAAACCTGGAATACCGCGAAGCTTCTGCAAGAGACTCTGAAAGGAGCCGCCTCGCGGGGCGCGGAGACCGAACTGATCCATCTCTACGACCTTGATTTCAAGGGGTGCATCAGTTGCTTCGCCTGCAAACTTAAGGGGGGCAAGAGTTACGGCAAGTGCGCCATGCGCGACGGGTTGACCCCGGTTTTGGAAAAGCTGGCGGAGGCTGATGCCTTTGTACTTGGCTCGCCGATTTACTTCGGCACGGTGACGGGGGAGATGCGCTCCTGCATGGAGCGGTTGCTCTTTCCCTATTTCGTCTATGCCCAACAGCCCCAGTCGCTCTTCCGCCGCAAGATTCCGACGGCCATGCTCTACACCATGAATATCTCGGAAGAGATGATGAGGGCCGTTCAGTACCCGGTTCATATGGGGGCGAATCAGAATTATCTTGAACGCATCTTCGGCCAAGCCGAAACCTTCTACGCCTGCGAGACCTTGCAGTTCGAGGACTACGGTAAAGTCGTTTTCGACTACTTCGATCCGGTGGAGCGCCGGGAGAAATATGAAAAGAACTTCCCGGAGGATTGCCGCAAGGCCTTTGAACTGGGGGTCAGATTGGCCGGAGTTTGA
- a CDS encoding DUF362 domain-containing protein has protein sequence MDRREFIRQTLQAALAVTAVGSVPVLSWLPRPTLAAAGSTVAARKGQDISLLVRQTCDALGGMSQFVKRGETVVVKPNIGWDRTPELAANTNPLVVRTVVELCLEAGAKQVRVFDRPCNDPRRCYVQSGIQGAVESIRSDRVRMEHMDRRGWQELDIAQGVELRRWEFYRPALEADRFINLPIAKHHGLSTVTLGMKNIMGVIGGNRGRLHRQIDEALCDINLIVPSDLTLIDATRVLVANGPQGGRVEDVRRLDTLVASADIVAADSIAATLLGHQPDAIPTLVTASRRGLGIADLARIRRV, from the coding sequence ATGGACAGACGCGAATTCATCCGTCAGACCCTGCAGGCCGCCCTGGCGGTCACCGCTGTTGGCAGTGTTCCGGTCCTTTCCTGGCTGCCCCGGCCGACTCTGGCGGCAGCCGGTTCGACCGTCGCCGCACGCAAGGGGCAGGATATCTCTTTGCTGGTGCGGCAGACGTGCGACGCCCTGGGGGGCATGTCCCAGTTCGTCAAAAGGGGTGAAACGGTGGTGGTGAAGCCCAATATCGGCTGGGACCGGACGCCGGAGCTGGCCGCCAACACCAACCCCCTGGTGGTGCGAACAGTGGTGGAGCTCTGTCTGGAGGCCGGGGCCAAGCAGGTGCGGGTGTTCGATCGGCCCTGCAACGACCCGCGGCGCTGCTATGTGCAGAGCGGCATTCAGGGGGCGGTGGAGTCGATTCGATCCGATCGGGTGAGGATGGAGCATATGGACCGGCGCGGCTGGCAGGAGTTGGATATCGCCCAGGGGGTGGAGCTGCGGCGCTGGGAGTTCTACCGGCCGGCGCTGGAGGCCGACCGTTTCATCAATCTGCCCATCGCCAAACATCACGGCCTCTCTACCGTCACTCTGGGGATGAAGAACATCATGGGAGTGATCGGCGGCAACCGCGGGCGCCTGCACCGACAGATCGACGAGGCCCTCTGTGACATCAATCTGATCGTCCCTTCTGACCTGACTCTCATCGACGCCACCCGGGTCCTGGTCGCCAACGGGCCGCAGGGGGGGAGGGTGGAAGACGTGCGTCGTCTCGACACCCTCGTCGCCTCAGCCGACATCGTTGCCGCCGACAGCATCGCCGCGACCCTCCTGGGGCATCAGCCCGACGCCATTCCGACCCTGGTGACCGCCAGCCGACGTGGGCTGGGCATCGCCGACCTCGCCCGGATAAGGCGGGTCTGA
- a CDS encoding TRAP transporter large permease subunit yields MDWGVTLSIAIVVLLTLFAIGMPVFVAFLVVNVAGVFLLFGSSGFGMFANSIYQTITQESLMAIPLFILMGEILFRSNAVEILIDSIDKMVGNVRGRNYVLVTSLSTVFGALSGSAVAVAAMLGRSVMPTMDARGYDTRLSISAILGGASLAPIIPPSLLVIMVGSMVDVSIAKLLIAGIVPGIMMAVIMVIYVYIRLLRNPNLEPAGDRGVREKVSPREFFTALARTLPFLIVIFSVMGLILMGIVTPTESAATGVLGAMLAAAVFRKLSFKMLYEAVLGTCSVSTMILVIMASSMLFGQLLSFTGASSGLVRMASELDLPLVGTFIVLMLVPFILCMFVDLFAVMLVAIPIYDPLLQVYNFDPVWFWMLFLINLTLGSLTPPFGYTIFALKGAMPELTLDDVYAGAWPMVGLFVLGMAIMYVFPAIVTFLPALIG; encoded by the coding sequence ATGGATTGGGGCGTCACCTTATCGATTGCCATTGTCGTGCTGCTGACCTTGTTCGCCATCGGGATGCCGGTCTTTGTCGCCTTCCTGGTGGTGAACGTCGCCGGCGTCTTCCTGCTGTTCGGCAGCAGCGGTTTCGGCATGTTTGCCAACAGCATCTACCAGACCATCACCCAGGAATCGCTGATGGCCATTCCCCTCTTTATTCTCATGGGGGAAATCCTTTTTCGCTCCAATGCGGTGGAGATTCTCATCGATTCCATCGATAAGATGGTCGGCAACGTGCGCGGGCGCAACTACGTCCTCGTCACCTCCCTGTCCACGGTCTTCGGTGCCCTGAGCGGTTCGGCGGTGGCGGTGGCCGCCATGCTGGGACGCTCGGTGATGCCGACCATGGACGCGCGGGGCTACGATACCCGCCTGTCCATCAGCGCGATCCTCGGCGGCGCCAGCCTGGCTCCCATCATCCCGCCGAGCCTGCTGGTCATCATGGTCGGCTCCATGGTGGATGTCTCCATCGCCAAGCTGCTCATCGCCGGCATCGTGCCGGGCATCATGATGGCGGTCATCATGGTCATCTACGTCTATATCCGTCTGCTGCGCAACCCGAATCTGGAGCCGGCCGGCGATCGTGGCGTCCGCGAGAAGGTGAGCCCCCGCGAGTTCTTCACTGCCCTGGCCCGCACCCTGCCGTTTCTCATCGTCATCTTCTCGGTCATGGGGCTCATTCTCATGGGGATCGTGACGCCGACAGAATCGGCAGCCACCGGGGTACTCGGCGCCATGCTGGCGGCGGCGGTTTTCCGCAAGCTTTCTTTCAAAATGCTCTACGAGGCGGTGCTGGGCACCTGCTCGGTGAGCACCATGATCCTGGTCATCATGGCCAGCTCCATGCTCTTCGGTCAGCTGCTGTCCTTCACCGGTGCATCGAGCGGCCTGGTCCGGATGGCTTCCGAACTGGACCTGCCCCTGGTGGGAACCTTTATCGTGCTGATGCTGGTCCCCTTCATCCTCTGCATGTTCGTCGACCTCTTCGCCGTCATGCTGGTGGCCATCCCGATCTACGACCCCCTGCTGCAGGTCTACAACTTCGATCCCGTCTGGTTCTGGATGCTCTTTCTCATCAACCTGACCCTGGGGAGCCTGACCCCTCCCTTCGGCTACACGATCTTCGCCCTTAAGGGGGCCATGCCGGAACTGACCCTGGACGACGTCTATGCGGGAGCCTGGCCGATGGTGGGACTTTTTGTCCTGGGGATGGCCATCATGTATGTCTTCCCCGCTATCGTGACGTTCCTCCCCGCGCTTATTGGCTGA
- a CDS encoding acyl-CoA dehydrogenase family protein produces the protein MIFDLNDEQKKLRDRIRQLAQQHIAPQAARWDEEEIFPRAAIDALAAEGLLGMAIPRQYGGLELDLLSYAIALEEIARYDGGTALTLTAHNTLAAGHLKISGTSKQKERYLPALASGEMLGAWALSETTTGSDAASLQTQAERTREGWRLNGSKMFVTLGSVAGLFIVLARTSRQEDKRHAGISAFLVPAEAAGVKRGAKLKKMGCRSSDTTSLLLKNVQLSDEALLGREGKAFADIMAVLDRGRVGMAAMAVGIARACLEEALAYARRRKQFGQPIGKAQAIQWMLADMATEIDAARLLVWRAAARITAGEQGTREAAMAKLHASEVATRAANTALQIHGGYGYLRDFPVERYLRDAKACELGEGTSEMQRLVIARELLGPLS, from the coding sequence ATGATTTTTGACCTGAATGACGAGCAGAAGAAGTTGCGTGACCGTATCCGTCAGTTGGCGCAGCAGCACATTGCCCCCCAGGCGGCCCGGTGGGACGAAGAGGAAATTTTTCCTCGCGCCGCGATTGATGCGCTAGCTGCCGAAGGCCTGTTGGGCATGGCCATCCCGCGTCAGTATGGCGGCCTGGAGCTCGACCTGCTCAGTTATGCCATTGCCCTGGAGGAGATCGCTCGCTATGATGGCGGCACGGCCCTGACGCTGACGGCGCACAATACCCTGGCCGCTGGGCACCTTAAGATAAGCGGGACCTCAAAACAGAAAGAGCGTTATCTGCCTGCGCTGGCGAGCGGCGAAATGCTGGGGGCCTGGGCGCTCAGCGAGACCACCACCGGCAGTGACGCCGCCTCTCTGCAGACGCAGGCGGAACGCACGAGGGAAGGGTGGCGTCTGAACGGCAGCAAAATGTTCGTCACTCTGGGTTCCGTTGCCGGTCTTTTTATCGTACTGGCACGCACTTCCAGACAGGAAGACAAGCGGCACGCTGGCATCAGCGCCTTTCTGGTGCCAGCGGAGGCTGCCGGGGTCAAGCGTGGCGCCAAACTCAAAAAGATGGGCTGCCGGTCCTCCGATACCACTTCGCTCCTGCTGAAGAATGTCCAGCTATCTGATGAGGCGCTGCTTGGCCGCGAGGGCAAGGCCTTTGCCGACATCATGGCCGTGCTCGACCGGGGGCGTGTCGGTATGGCCGCCATGGCCGTCGGTATCGCCCGTGCCTGTCTGGAAGAAGCTCTGGCCTATGCCCGCCGCCGAAAGCAGTTTGGTCAGCCTATCGGCAAAGCCCAGGCTATCCAGTGGATGTTGGCCGACATGGCCACCGAAATCGACGCCGCCCGGCTGCTCGTATGGCGTGCCGCCGCCAGGATAACCGCCGGGGAGCAGGGCACCCGCGAAGCCGCCATGGCCAAGCTCCACGCTTCCGAGGTGGCCACACGTGCCGCCAACACCGCCTTGCAGATTCACGGGGGTTACGGTTATCTGCGGGATTTCCCCGTTGAGCGCTACCTGCGTGACGCCAAAGCCTGTGAACTTGGTGAAGGCACCAGTGAAATGCAGCGCTTGGTGATCGCCCGCGAACTTCTCGGTCCCTTGTCTTAA
- a CDS encoding MerR family transcriptional regulator, translating to MSEDRPTTEEIIPIGTLCKDLGISTRTLRYWEEVGIIESVERLDRANRGYTPYMVRRIKFIIRLRDLGLTIKEMQHLYEVYGNAKKTDRLIPELIGIFDQHIHTIDDRVAKLNALRTDIVEYRERMLTKLKEAMQREAADS from the coding sequence ATGAGTGAAGACAGACCAACAACCGAGGAAATCATCCCGATTGGGACGTTGTGCAAAGATCTGGGAATTTCGACGCGGACGCTGCGCTACTGGGAGGAGGTCGGCATCATCGAATCGGTAGAACGTCTCGACCGTGCCAACCGTGGCTATACGCCGTATATGGTCAGAAGAATCAAGTTCATCATCAGGTTGCGGGATCTGGGACTGACCATCAAGGAGATGCAGCACCTGTACGAAGTTTACGGCAACGCCAAAAAGACGGATCGCCTGATCCCCGAATTGATCGGCATCTTCGACCAGCACATCCACACGATCGACGACAGGGTCGCCAAGCTGAACGCCCTGCGCACGGACATCGTCGAGTACCGCGAACGCATGCTGACCAAACTGAAAGAAGCTATGCAACGTGAGGCGGCCGATTCCTGA
- the meaB gene encoding methylmalonyl Co-A mutase-associated GTPase MeaB codes for MSLADKILQGDIRSAARLMRDIDDGMPSATEELKKLYPHTGRAYIIGITGPPGAGKSTLTDKVIEAYRHKGKTVAVVAIDPTSPFTGGAILGDRIRMNRHSSDDGVFIRSLGTRGHLGGLSNSTADIVNVFDAMGWEIIIVETVGVGQDEVEIVRTAHTSVVVSVPGLGDDIQAIKAGILEIGDVFAVNKADRPDADRTVRDLEVMIEMNHPPEGKWWPPVVKTIAARQDGIAELIDKIEAHHAHLVQSGELAHFEENKSATHFTELLKDALFRQVYSHLHADNRLAETIQAIARREVDPYSAVEQILQHSLKLDTE; via the coding sequence ATGTCACTTGCCGACAAAATCCTTCAAGGCGACATTCGCTCCGCCGCCCGCCTCATGCGCGATATCGACGACGGCATGCCCAGCGCCACCGAAGAACTGAAAAAGCTCTACCCCCATACCGGGCGCGCCTACATCATCGGCATTACCGGTCCGCCCGGCGCCGGCAAATCCACCCTGACCGACAAGGTTATTGAGGCCTACCGCCATAAAGGTAAGACGGTGGCCGTGGTCGCCATCGACCCGACCAGTCCCTTTACCGGCGGCGCCATCCTCGGCGACCGTATCCGCATGAACCGACACTCCTCCGATGACGGCGTCTTTATCCGCTCCCTCGGCACCCGGGGTCACCTCGGCGGCCTGTCCAATTCCACCGCCGACATCGTCAACGTCTTCGACGCCATGGGCTGGGAGATCATTATCGTCGAGACCGTCGGCGTTGGTCAGGATGAAGTGGAAATCGTGCGCACTGCGCATACTTCCGTGGTGGTGAGCGTACCGGGCCTCGGCGACGACATTCAGGCCATCAAGGCCGGCATTCTGGAAATCGGCGACGTTTTTGCCGTCAACAAGGCCGACCGCCCCGACGCCGATCGCACCGTTCGCGACCTCGAAGTCATGATTGAAATGAATCATCCCCCTGAAGGAAAATGGTGGCCGCCCGTGGTCAAAACCATTGCCGCCCGCCAGGATGGCATCGCCGAACTCATCGACAAGATAGAGGCCCACCACGCCCATCTGGTGCAGAGCGGTGAGTTGGCACATTTTGAAGAAAATAAAAGCGCGACCCATTTCACCGAACTGCTCAAAGACGCTCTTTTCCGCCAGGTTTACAGCCACCTGCATGCCGATAACCGCCTGGCTGAGACCATCCAGGCCATCGCCCGGCGCGAGGTCGATCCTTACAGTGCCGTCGAGCAGATTCTGCAGCACAGTCTTAAGCTGGATACTGAATAA
- a CDS encoding universal stress protein, with translation MTPKIKKILYATDLSSNANYAFGYAVSLALSHGAKISIINVYEKLTNNRNIQMRSVDFATAKNKLTEKIKAQLTLYSKKENVEECLFTKLVEGIHVTAGMPVEAIIAQSKKEACDLIVMGTHGHTCLFRALIGSTAQKMVQESTIPVLVVRIPEN, from the coding sequence ATGACACCGAAAATCAAAAAAATACTCTATGCCACGGATCTTTCTTCCAACGCCAACTACGCCTTCGGCTATGCCGTGAGCCTGGCGCTGAGTCATGGAGCCAAGATATCGATCATCAATGTCTATGAAAAACTCACCAACAACCGCAATATCCAGATGCGTTCCGTCGACTTCGCCACGGCCAAGAACAAGCTGACGGAGAAAATCAAGGCGCAGCTTACGCTCTACAGCAAAAAGGAGAATGTGGAGGAGTGCCTGTTCACCAAGCTGGTGGAGGGCATCCATGTCACCGCCGGCATGCCGGTGGAGGCCATTATCGCCCAATCGAAAAAAGAGGCGTGCGACCTGATCGTCATGGGCACCCACGGACATACCTGTCTGTTCCGGGCCCTGATCGGCAGCACGGCCCAGAAGATGGTGCAGGAAAGCACGATCCCGGTGCTGGTGGTACGCATCCCTGAAAACTAA
- the dctP gene encoding TRAP transporter substrate-binding protein DctP — MKKNRYVGLIAVVFMVLTFSSSTFAAQLRMLSAFHENFIFNVGATAKMIQNLEEISGGKMKVAFHGPDVIPTFEQFQPLQAGIFDLSFTHATYHAGTISVGVGMDATLADPTKRRESGLFDFLDKEYNKLGVKLVALPPVAPYHFITRNPLSGNKPSLAGLKMRSNPSLQNTILALGGSPVTMAGGDVYTSLQRGVIDGAAWTLVGVKDFKWQEVANYMVRPTFGSISMMIAMNLDKYNSLPPEQQRWIDEAGKKTELDSLEFFNNLIEEEIAFLQNQGMKVTNMHPEDKEQVEIYWNNGLWDMAKQSSPAAGPKFRELAIEKGMTR; from the coding sequence ATGAAAAAAAACAGGTATGTGGGATTGATCGCTGTGGTCTTTATGGTTCTGACTTTTTCGTCCAGCACCTTTGCCGCGCAGCTGCGCATGTTGTCCGCTTTTCATGAAAACTTCATCTTCAATGTCGGCGCTACCGCCAAGATGATCCAAAACCTCGAAGAGATTTCCGGGGGCAAAATGAAGGTGGCCTTCCACGGTCCCGATGTCATCCCGACCTTCGAGCAGTTCCAGCCCCTGCAGGCCGGCATCTTTGATCTGTCCTTCACCCACGCCACCTACCACGCCGGCACCATCAGCGTCGGCGTCGGCATGGACGCCACCCTGGCCGATCCGACCAAGCGCCGTGAGTCGGGCCTCTTTGACTTTCTGGACAAGGAGTACAACAAACTCGGCGTCAAACTCGTCGCCCTGCCTCCCGTCGCCCCCTACCATTTTATTACGCGCAATCCCTTGAGCGGCAACAAGCCGAGCCTGGCCGGCCTGAAGATGCGCAGCAACCCGAGCCTGCAGAACACCATCCTGGCCCTTGGCGGCTCGCCGGTGACCATGGCCGGCGGTGACGTCTACACCTCCCTGCAGCGCGGCGTCATCGACGGCGCGGCCTGGACCCTGGTCGGGGTCAAGGATTTCAAATGGCAGGAAGTGGCCAACTACATGGTGCGCCCGACCTTCGGTTCGATCTCCATGATGATCGCCATGAACCTGGATAAGTACAACTCGCTGCCGCCGGAACAGCAGCGCTGGATCGACGAGGCCGGCAAGAAGACCGAACTCGACAGCCTGGAATTCTTCAACAATCTGATCGAGGAGGAGATCGCCTTTTTGCAGAACCAGGGCATGAAAGTGACCAACATGCACCCCGAGGATAAGGAACAGGTCGAAATCTACTGGAACAATGGCCTCTGGGACATGGCCAAGCAGTCTTCGCCCGCCGCCGGCCCCAAGTTCCGTGAACTGGCCATCGAAAAAGGTATGACGCGATGA